TTCAGAAACTAGAAATGTGCTTATATATATCTAACCAAAAGGTCTATCAGTGCCCTTCTTGACCATATCGTGTCACTGGGTTTATCATGAGTCGCCCACGATGATGCAAGTCAGCAAGCACAAAGGAATGTTAAATGTAGAATATGTCAGTAAATTTGAAATCCGATGCTTGTGACATGGAGTAGAAAACGTAAGAAATTTGAAGTTAGCAGTCTGTTATGCAACATCATTGATGCTGACCACTTAATGTGCACAGTCGTCGCAGCAGGAGCCCAGTCATTGCAGCTTGCTGCTTACATATGCACGTGGCAGGGGGTACGCAGGACTGGACGATGTAGTCACGTGATCTGTCTGGCTAGTGCTCCATTGCTGGTAATGCGAAACTGTGTAAAGAAAGTCACGTGACATCCAATTCCGACATATATTGACAGGACTTCCACTTGCAAAATCATTCCCACTTCCACTGCGTTTAGAAGTCTGACGTTGACTGCTCACAGTTCTTTCATCCAGCAATGGCTCCCCAGAACGTGTTGTCCATGTTCCGTCAGTCTCAGGTGCAGGAGTTCAAGGAAGCCTTCGCCCTCATCGACGTCAACAGGGACGGCGTCATCGAAATAGACGATCTGAAGAGCATCTATGGCAACCTGGGCAAAGTGCCTGCCGACTCCGAACTGAAGGAGATGTTGAAGGAGGCTCCCGGTCCCCTCAACTTCACCACCTTCCTCAACCTGTTCGGGGAAAAGATGGGAGGGACGGACGGCGAAGAGACCATCCGAAGTGCCTTCGCTATGTTTGATGAGGAAGGAAAGGGCGTGCTACCCGAGGAATACATCAAGGATCTCCTGGAGAACATGGGAGACAACTTCACGAAGGAGGAGATCAAACAGACGTGGAAGGAGGCCCCTATTTCCAAAGGCATGTTCAACTACGTGGCCTTCACTGCCAAGGTCAAAGGGAAACAGGATGACGAGGAAATGACCAAGGCCTAACTTAACAAGCTACATATCTACATTGTGAAGTAGACGTGACAAGATATGACCAAGGTTATTCCATTGTTTCGTCACCGGTGAGCTAGTCCTGCAGAGGAAAAACATGTCCTGTATTATACATGTGCTTCCCTCAATTCATTAACTTTCAGAAGAATTTCAAAGCAAGGAAAGCTAAAAAACAATGCCTAAATTGtatgttacatgtgaccttGACTTGCTTTTTGTCTTGCAAAAGGTGACTGTCATGCAAAAACTGTTGTAATTACCTATTCACATTAGATTAGATTAGATCTGCGTTCATTATTGTGGAGCCATCCTGTTCATGAAAGTCACTATCTGAGACCTTGTCTTCAAACAACTGAATAAATCGACATGCGatcatgtatatacataattCCAGTGTCTGTTGCGTGTAGGAATGCTATATCAATACTATTCATTCGCAAAACCGAGGAGCAACGTTGATCCAGAGCAGCTAGTACAATTGTCTGGATTAACTCGGAACGAACATAGGTGATGCGCGTTGTGTAGGGATAAGGGGTCTGTCTGTACAGGATATATAGTTGACATCATAAACGGGTAGATCGTAACTATCCTTACATCCTAAAAAGACAACAAAATGTTCGAATGAGAAGGGATGCTTGGTGCATGATAttgtttatgataaattcacATATGAGTATTTCAAGATAATAGGAGAGGGTATTGCCACTGAGGGCTGTtattttatgccgcattcagcgATGTTCAGGCCATGGCGGCCAGGGAACAAAGCGACACACCATGCCAATCTTCTGCTTGAAAAGTAAACAAGTTGTCCAGTTTAGAATATTGTACGTGGAAGTACCTCTGTTTTAGCATTCTGACAGTTGCATCACCATGGTAACCGTTGTCAAAGAACCAGCATTCTTCTTCAGGCACTGGGTAAGGTAGAACACACTCATTACCTTCCAGTGAGCGTTTTGTACATACTCCATTAGATATTGATCTGATGCTTCACGTTCCTCTCCAAGTTGAGATAACGTAATGTAACGTGTGGTGACGTATGTTGTGATGCGTATGTTGACCTCTTGTCCGAATGATGACCACAGCACGCAATAACTTGATGGATAGGGCAATGTCCAGGTAGCTCTCCATTCCTTAAAGG
This genomic stretch from Haliotis asinina isolate JCU_RB_2024 chromosome 4, JCU_Hal_asi_v2, whole genome shotgun sequence harbors:
- the LOC137282115 gene encoding myosin regulatory light chain, smooth muscle-like, producing the protein MAPQNVLSMFRQSQVQEFKEAFALIDVNRDGVIEIDDLKSIYGNLGKVPADSELKEMLKEAPGPLNFTTFLNLFGEKMGGTDGEETIRSAFAMFDEEGKGVLPEEYIKDLLENMGDNFTKEEIKQTWKEAPISKGMFNYVAFTAKVKGKQDDEEMTKA